Proteins from a single region of Chryseomicrobium sp. FSL W7-1435:
- a CDS encoding TlyA family RNA methyltransferase — protein sequence MSQVPKERADILLVEKELFTSREQAKRAIMAGQVYVNEMQIMKPGEKVEVSCEFVLKGQRLKYVSRGGLKLEKAIEAFSLDLKDAILLDIGSSTGGFTDCALQNGAKHAYALDVGYNQLDWKIRSDERVTVMERTNFRYSKPEDFPVGLPTVATIDVSFISLHLIFPPLASILVDSGEVVALVKPQFEAGKDRVGKKGIVRDPKVHLDVLEQVALFANNAGFAVQDATFSPITGGEGNIEFLFYLKKSSDFTQSPNFEEIVQQAHQTLNSKEVRPK from the coding sequence ATGAGTCAAGTTCCAAAGGAAAGAGCAGACATTTTGCTCGTTGAAAAAGAGCTCTTCACTTCACGTGAGCAGGCAAAACGGGCTATCATGGCCGGTCAGGTTTATGTGAATGAAATGCAGATTATGAAACCTGGTGAAAAAGTAGAGGTTTCATGTGAGTTTGTTTTAAAAGGACAGCGTCTAAAGTATGTGAGTCGTGGTGGTCTTAAACTTGAAAAAGCTATTGAGGCATTCTCTCTCGACTTGAAAGACGCTATTTTGTTAGACATTGGCTCTTCTACAGGTGGATTTACTGACTGTGCATTGCAAAACGGTGCTAAACACGCTTATGCACTTGATGTCGGGTATAACCAGCTGGACTGGAAAATCCGTAGCGATGAACGTGTGACCGTGATGGAACGTACAAATTTCCGCTACAGCAAACCGGAAGATTTTCCAGTTGGCTTGCCGACTGTCGCTACAATAGATGTATCCTTTATTTCTCTCCATTTAATTTTTCCGCCACTTGCTTCAATCTTAGTGGATAGTGGAGAAGTGGTTGCGTTAGTCAAACCGCAGTTTGAAGCTGGTAAAGATCGAGTCGGAAAGAAAGGGATTGTCCGTGACCCTAAAGTGCATTTAGATGTTCTTGAACAAGTGGCATTATTTGCTAACAATGCTGGGTTTGCTGTACAAGACGCGACTTTCTCACCGATTACTGGCGGAGAAGGAAATATTGAATTCTTGTTTTATTTAAAGAAATCCAGTGATTTTACACAATCACCTAATTTTGAAGAGATTGTCCAACAAGCGCATCAAACATTAAACTCTAAAGAGGTTAGACCAAAATAA
- the argR gene encoding transcriptional regulator ArgR: MNKGQRHIRIRDIISNNEVETQDDLVDILKAEGFNITQATVSRDIKELHLVKVPLPDGRYKYSLPADQRFNPMQKLKRALTDAFVSIDGASHFLVMKTLPGNAHAIGSLIDYLDWEEILGTICGDDTCLILCRQENDRDEVKRKLLEML, from the coding sequence ATGAATAAAGGACAGCGGCATATACGGATTCGAGATATTATCTCGAACAACGAAGTGGAAACGCAGGACGATTTAGTCGACATTTTAAAAGCTGAAGGATTTAACATTACTCAAGCAACTGTGTCTCGAGACATCAAAGAGTTGCATCTAGTAAAAGTTCCTTTGCCAGATGGTCGCTACAAGTACAGTTTACCGGCAGATCAGCGCTTCAATCCGATGCAGAAATTAAAACGTGCATTAACAGATGCGTTTGTATCTATCGATGGAGCAAGTCATTTCTTAGTAATGAAGACGCTACCAGGGAATGCGCATGCAATCGGTTCACTGATTGATTATTTAGACTGGGAAGAAATATTGGGGACCATTTGCGGAGATGATACTTGTCTGATTTTGTGTCGCCAAGAAAATGATCGAGATGAAGTTAAACGGAAGTTGCTTGAAATGCTATAA
- the recN gene encoding DNA repair protein RecN, whose amino-acid sequence MLAELSIRNFAIIDELTVSFSEGLTVLTGETGAGKSIIIDAVQLLCGARGSSEFIRHGTKKAELEGLFSLESRNHSSYKKLEQLGIPADEESIILRRELNSNGKSTCRINGKLVTIAVLREVGTTLVDIHGQHESQELMDERFHIDLLDQFASKELIAAKLAYKEIYASYLKTKKRLKALQMDDQEMTHRMDLYRFQLNEIQEAGLTSGEEEQLTAERTEMMNYSKIVDKLQTSSQALTSESGAMDYLGVVLHALQDIRSVNQTYEKINEEFANAYFILEDIQSQIQQQLDSMEFDEERMQYLDDRLALIQTLKRKYGQTVDEVILYGEKINKQLDQLTNRDEEIAQLEKKSAQIEADLLLEAQELTAIRQQTALALSASIMEQLSALYMDRAIMDVRVEEIAQFGENGRDHVVFYIATNVGEPLKPLTKVASGGELSRVMLALKSIFSKHQEITSIIFDEVDTGVSGRVAQAIAEKIGQIAKDSQVLVITHLPAVAALADTHLRIEKHVQQDRTKTSIQELTLPERTEELSRMMAGEEISEITLHHAAELLQQAQSKK is encoded by the coding sequence ATGTTAGCGGAACTATCAATACGTAATTTTGCCATTATAGACGAGTTGACGGTTAGCTTTAGTGAAGGGTTAACAGTTCTAACCGGTGAGACCGGTGCTGGTAAATCGATTATCATCGATGCTGTGCAATTATTGTGTGGCGCACGTGGTTCATCCGAGTTTATTCGACATGGTACAAAAAAAGCAGAACTTGAAGGCTTGTTTTCTCTTGAATCGCGGAACCACTCGAGTTATAAAAAATTAGAACAGCTAGGCATTCCTGCAGATGAAGAGAGCATCATATTAAGAAGAGAATTGAATTCAAACGGAAAAAGCACCTGTCGAATCAATGGAAAACTTGTAACGATTGCTGTGTTGCGTGAAGTAGGTACCACTCTTGTCGATATCCATGGGCAACATGAGAGCCAAGAGCTTATGGACGAGCGTTTCCATATCGATTTATTAGATCAATTCGCTTCTAAAGAGCTGATTGCAGCTAAACTTGCCTACAAGGAAATCTACGCTTCCTATTTAAAAACAAAAAAACGCTTAAAAGCTCTTCAAATGGATGATCAAGAGATGACCCATCGCATGGATCTTTACCGCTTCCAACTTAATGAAATTCAAGAAGCTGGTCTAACAAGTGGTGAAGAAGAGCAATTGACTGCAGAGCGCACAGAAATGATGAATTACTCCAAGATAGTGGATAAACTGCAAACTTCTTCTCAGGCGCTCACTTCTGAATCTGGGGCAATGGATTATTTAGGTGTCGTGCTCCATGCACTACAAGATATCCGGTCAGTGAATCAGACCTACGAAAAAATTAATGAAGAGTTTGCCAATGCCTATTTTATTTTGGAAGATATCCAATCTCAAATTCAACAGCAACTCGACAGTATGGAATTTGATGAAGAGCGGATGCAGTATTTAGATGACAGGCTTGCTCTCATTCAAACTTTAAAGCGCAAGTATGGACAAACTGTTGATGAAGTCATCCTCTACGGTGAAAAAATCAACAAGCAACTGGATCAATTAACAAATCGTGACGAAGAAATTGCACAGCTTGAGAAAAAATCTGCTCAAATTGAAGCAGACCTTTTGCTTGAAGCGCAAGAACTTACGGCTATTCGTCAACAAACAGCATTAGCGTTAAGTGCAAGTATTATGGAACAATTAAGTGCTCTCTATATGGACCGAGCGATCATGGATGTGCGTGTAGAAGAGATCGCGCAATTTGGCGAAAACGGAAGAGATCATGTTGTTTTTTATATCGCAACCAACGTTGGTGAGCCTCTAAAACCTCTTACAAAAGTAGCTTCTGGTGGGGAATTGAGTCGCGTCATGCTTGCATTGAAGAGCATTTTTTCAAAGCATCAAGAAATTACGTCTATCATTTTTGATGAAGTGGATACGGGTGTTTCGGGTCGAGTTGCACAAGCCATCGCCGAAAAAATCGGTCAAATTGCCAAAGACTCACAAGTGCTTGTCATTACTCACTTGCCTGCAGTAGCAGCTTTAGCTGATACTCATTTACGTATTGAAAAACATGTACAGCAAGACCGAACTAAAACATCGATACAAGAATTAACTTTACCTGAACGAAC